In Pelosinus sp. IPA-1, a single window of DNA contains:
- a CDS encoding polysaccharide deacetylase family protein, giving the protein MKLCKGLLCAFIFSLIISMKVEDHLVDISPVISRVSTSQKVVALTFDDGPLGESTAEILGILREKNAKATFFVVGEQVEKYPKLVEQEIAEGHEVGNHSYSHPELTKLRKGKIKEELVKAEKAILKVAPKPTLFRPPGGFYNDTILKLNRDNEYITILWSIDPFDWRSPSVGEIVDTILKDIKPGSIILLHDGKYPSATPEAVEFIIDSLQSRGYQFVTVSELLQYYEKKP; this is encoded by the coding sequence ATGAAATTATGTAAGGGATTGTTATGCGCATTTATTTTTTCTTTAATAATTTCCATGAAGGTTGAAGACCATTTAGTCGATATATCTCCAGTTATTTCCCGAGTTTCTACTTCTCAAAAAGTAGTCGCCTTAACTTTTGATGATGGTCCTCTAGGCGAAAGTACAGCCGAAATTCTAGGCATTTTAAGAGAAAAAAATGCGAAGGCCACTTTTTTTGTCGTTGGGGAACAAGTTGAAAAGTATCCAAAGCTTGTAGAGCAAGAGATTGCAGAAGGACATGAAGTTGGTAACCACAGCTATAGTCATCCAGAATTAACCAAACTGCGCAAAGGTAAAATTAAAGAAGAACTGGTTAAAGCAGAAAAAGCGATTTTGAAAGTAGCCCCTAAACCTACTCTTTTTCGCCCACCGGGCGGTTTCTATAATGATACAATCTTAAAGCTGAATAGAGACAATGAGTACATTACAATTTTATGGTCAATTGATCCCTTCGATTGGCGATCTCCTTCTGTCGGAGAAATCGTCGATACAATTTTAAAAGATATTAAACCAGGAAGTATTATTCTTTTACATGATGGAAAATACCCATCAGCGACACCCGAAGCAGTCGAATTCATTATTGATAGTCTTCAATCACGTGGTTATCAATTCGTTACAGTTAGCGAATTATTACAATATTACGAAAAAAAACCTTAA
- a CDS encoding DUF3100 domain-containing protein, giving the protein MSILKDWKIHVAAFIIVVICELIGAHKVQMGPGVLLFLPMLYAMVLGGIVSWPRLKIINLQEMNTASTVLSLTTFILVAKLGLIIGPSLVKVVQSGLALSLQELGHFLGTVILGLPLAIFLGLGREAIGATFSIDREPNIAIIAEKYGMDSPEGRGVMSVYICGTLFGAVWLGLLAGYLAALNLFHPYALAMGAGVGSGSMMAAASGAIIAVFPENKNEILMYAGASNLLTTIIGIYFCLFVSLPLTERLYKILTPIIGKSQVKGGVAK; this is encoded by the coding sequence TTGAGTATTTTAAAAGATTGGAAAATTCATGTTGCTGCTTTCATCATTGTTGTTATCTGCGAGTTAATTGGAGCACATAAAGTGCAGATGGGTCCTGGTGTATTGTTATTTTTACCTATGTTATACGCCATGGTATTAGGGGGCATCGTAAGCTGGCCAAGGCTTAAGATTATTAATCTGCAAGAAATGAATACTGCTTCCACTGTCTTGAGTTTGACTACCTTTATTTTAGTTGCCAAATTAGGATTAATTATCGGTCCATCCCTGGTTAAAGTGGTTCAATCTGGCTTAGCTCTATCACTGCAAGAGTTAGGACATTTCTTGGGTACTGTAATTTTAGGCTTACCTTTGGCAATCTTCCTAGGACTGGGTCGTGAAGCGATCGGAGCAACTTTCTCCATTGACCGTGAACCGAACATTGCTATTATTGCTGAAAAGTACGGAATGGATTCACCAGAAGGACGAGGTGTTATGTCCGTATATATTTGTGGCACCTTGTTTGGTGCCGTGTGGCTTGGATTATTAGCAGGATATTTAGCAGCTCTCAATCTGTTTCATCCTTACGCATTAGCCATGGGGGCAGGGGTTGGCTCGGGAAGTATGATGGCGGCTGCATCAGGTGCTATCATAGCGGTATTCCCTGAGAATAAAAACGAAATCTTAATGTATGCTGGGGCAAGTAATTTGTTAACAACAATTATCGGAATTTATTTCTGTTTATTTGTTTCATTACCTCTAACCGAACGGTTATATAAGATTCTTACACCAATTATTGGTAAGAGTCAAGTTAAGGGAGGTGTGGCAAAATGA
- a CDS encoding RNA polymerase sigma factor encodes MTDEKILITKAQEGDREALDTLVSSYWQPIYRFIYSKLGNEDDAKEITQDTFMKAFRSLPQYKIQDVSFKSYLGRIAINSVTDFWRKKGRTPQSVNITEYQESILDKRENPEEHTLRLEGQEQIANLVESLPEEQRETVKLRVILGLSIRDVAMQMNKTESAIKMLQQRALKNLRKMCLDVGILR; translated from the coding sequence GTGACTGATGAAAAAATACTTATTACAAAAGCGCAAGAGGGAGATAGGGAAGCACTGGATACCTTGGTTTCCAGTTATTGGCAACCGATTTATCGGTTTATTTATAGCAAACTTGGTAATGAAGATGATGCGAAGGAAATTACTCAGGACACTTTTATGAAGGCATTTCGTTCACTACCACAATATAAAATTCAAGATGTATCATTTAAAAGTTATTTAGGGCGAATCGCCATAAATTCAGTGACGGATTTTTGGCGGAAGAAAGGCCGCACACCACAGAGTGTCAATATTACCGAATATCAGGAATCAATTCTTGATAAAAGGGAAAACCCAGAAGAACATACTCTTCGCCTTGAAGGGCAAGAACAAATCGCTAATTTAGTAGAAAGTTTACCTGAGGAGCAGCGTGAAACAGTAAAATTAAGAGTAATTTTAGGTTTATCGATTCGCGATGTTGCCATGCAGATGAATAAAACGGAGTCTGCAATCAAGATGCTTCAGCAGCGAGCATTAAAGAATTTACGTAAAATGTGTCTTGATGTAGGCATATTGAGATAG